The DNA window ACGAAAAACTGTCCTgctaaaatagaaaaaatatacaTTCTGATTGTATGTAAACACATATGTATACTGTAGGATAtaagccacacatacacatatgcacacacatgcacagagagtgagagagagacagacagagagaaaacataTTGAAACATATGCCTACACCTTCTAATTTAACACAGAAAAACCAACCCTTGCAAATGAAGGAGGTGGTTGATGTTCAGGAACCCAGATAAACTTGACTAGCCTGGACCCGGGTCAGAAAACCCTTTGTGTTTTCAAATCGGCTCCGAGCCCCCGGCCCCCAAACGAGAGCGTAGCGTAAATCATCTCCACGTTAATATGGTCAAGGACAGTTCCTCTGGCTTCCCTGGGAGCAGATTTACTGTGGGCCCTGGGTGCGGAGCTTAATCAGACTCCCGGATGCTGATGCAGCTCGCCCGTAATGATCACACTGTGCTTAAAAACTCATTACAGGTTATACGAGAGGATGTGCAGAGACATAATCACTTTTTGATCTTTATTGTCAGGAGGCAAAGTGGAGGCATTCAGCTGAATGCTTTGAATAGCGTGGGGATTATAGGGTGCATCTCGGGCAAGGGGTGGCTGAAGTAGAATTCTACTAGGATCTTTGCTGTCCCTCTCCTACAGGGCCAGAGCTGTTCGTCTAGCAGAATTGTCTGTTTCCTTTTAGTGTAATATTCTCATTAACACGTACAGAAAATGTGAGTTGTTGTTTTACTTACCTTAGTCTTTACAGTAAGGCGAAGCAGCATGTACAGCAGACATTTGTGCTCCACTGTTTTTACTGACTGATCAGTATCCTGCAAAATTCAGACTATTTACAAAATtcgttttaaaaaagaaaacaaagaacatccaTTACCAAAATTGGATTATACATTGTACAAATATAGAAGCGAAGCACAACATGGAAACTGATAAAGACAAGAAGATGGCACAGAAATGACATTAAAATTCCACAGggatttcaaattattttcagcGGCACTTAACAAAACCGCGGAGGGACTGTGCAAGTGTGCAGGGCTGCCAACAGTTCTGCATTAGCCTGGCTGCCCCATATTTCAGCCCACAACTGTTTTTACCTCGCACGACACCTTTCTCCTGCATTAAGTGCTTTGGGGTTATTTAAATGTGGGGTTACTTGCTGGTTACTGTGTGCCAGAAACAGAATTAGGATAATAAATAATCAGGATTAAATACCCCAAGGTCCCCTATATCATCAGCTTTTCCCCATACACAATATTGATGAATATCACTCCACGCTGGCCTTTATTGGGCAAGGGGATGTTGGCAGTCCTAGTAGACATAAAACATACTATGTATGTTATCTAAGTAATCAGAATCAGAAACAATGTGACCCATATGTCAGGTTGAATTCTGAACCTATTGCAcctaatatataaaataatcataTATAATAACGTATATAACTTATAAACATAGAGTATATGACaagaaaatatgatttaaaaaatagaacCCTGATATACTTGATACATAAAACATGACTTACTGTTTGGCCTACTAACTGTAATAGATGTTGGAGTCCTATTTGAAtacatatttaacatatttattaTAGCGGTCAAACCACATATAGTGTATAGCGGGCAAACGTGTGGTGTATAGTGGTGAAACGTGTGGTGTATAGTGGGCAAACATGTGGTGTATAGCAGTTTGGGAATTTGGCTTAGAGTAAGTTGGTGGGTGGAAATGCCCTTGAACAAGGCACTAAACATGATTTGGTTCTGTAAAATACTATAAGTGGATACTATGTTAGCTTTGATATTTTACTGAGATTAAGtctactacattacattacattacattatttcatACATTACTACTATTTCAGTAAACAATAATGCATTAACTTGAAAGTGTGGAATGTGCAGTATCTCTAACATATATAAATTGATTTTGCCACTATTACAAATGCATCTTTTTACCTTTATTACATACTGTTTGATAGTACCACTGAGAACACTTGTTCTTATTCTTATGCACCTCTGTAGTTTGGAGATTTAAATGATTTGGTTAAAATATTTCTCTTCAACATGACTATATTACAAGGAGGgtcatttaatatattttttaagtgcATCTGAAAGGGAAGGCAAAATTCAAGGGGAAAGAATTGTTCCGTTTTTAGCTTAGATCATATTTTAAAGGAAAGGGAAGCTAAACTTAAGCTAAGACATTAAGACATTTTGCATTCACACTGAAAGGGCACTTCAATTTTATCAAacttcaatatttattttgctgaattAACTGTTTCAGGTATCACCACGATTCATAGGCACAGTTTGTAAAATGCTAATATTAACTGTGGCTAACTGGGCAATCGTCACTGGTACCTGACAACTCAGCTGTCTGGTTGCAACCCAGCTGGGAACTGCAGTTGCTGCtgcatgtttatgtttgtaTCAGCGTGAAAGCAAACCATTCACTGCCTCACCGACTTGCATAGATGTCCACAGCATACTAATTAGACCATGCTGACAGGTGATTGTTCCAGGCATGAAAAAAATATCATGACACCAACATCAACCAAAACCCATATCTATAAATGATGCACAAAGGCACTTGGCAAAGGAAACTCATAAGCAAAACTGTTAACCAAAATCTCTGTAGCATCTCCTGTTAATCACCAGCAAGTGTCATTGTGAGAACAGCAGTACAGAGGAGGAAAGAAACCGCCGGAGACCATGTTTTGCTTTCAAAAGTAGATTCATTAAGTCAATAAGCAACAGAAAACTCATTTATTCAAAGTTTAGCCAAATGTTCTATATCACATCAAATACTGGAAAAGAGGTGTATTTAGGGACTGCAACGTATGTGTAACATCTCGACGTTAAAGACGGGAAAAGGTTTATTAAAGCGTAATATAAAGATGGGAGAGTCATGAATGGTCAGGTGAGTGAATGGAGTAGAGATGAGGGAGCCCTTCCTTCAACTGGAGAACAGTTAGATATGATTGTCGTCATGCTCCAGTATGCAGTATTAGCAATACCGGAATTAAAATGACACAGCAATTTGCAGCAGGGAAACGGAAGCATTCATGCATTTCATGGAGAAAGATTGCATAGCggttaaacaaaatgaaatatatattttttgtgtccTTGGTGCCAgtgctgtgctttttttttgctatcCCCTTCGTTTAGTTTTCCTTGGCGCACACCAGGTTTACGAGCGGTCCTGTCTGGTCATATGTGGAGTGTCCGATTCTCATCTACAATGGGCAACAGGCACACGCTGCAGTGAatactaaaagaaaaaaagccaaaGAGTTCAGGCACAGATGTGCAGAAATATTCCCCCAAGTGTGGGACAGTGTTGTTCAGGAGGTATCCGTAAAGCCAACATCACTATTTCCGTTTTCCTTCTTCTGTACTTTCTTAAGAGCAGGCAAAATGCAGTTTtcatctttcatctctctctcagtcgTTTCCCATTAACTTGGTCGCTCGAACAGTTGCAAGAACCctttggggaggggggacaaAAAAGCATGCATCAATTttatgtttgtgttcatttcccGAATCCTTCTCAGTGGAAAAAGGGTGAAAGGGCGCAAAAGGCCTGTGCTTccttctttaaaaagaaaaaaaaaagaaaagattgtgAAATCCGAGCCCAACGTGACGGTCGGTCACTGCCGTGTGGTGTTTTTGCACAAGTACACCTCCGAGGTGGCCCCCGGGGGCGAGGGAGGGAGCGCAGACAGGCACTGTGCTGTAGTCGGGGTGTGGTCAGGGACacggcggggggagggggggtcagctTCTCCGCCGCGGTCCGCCGGCCCGGCGGCAGCTCGTCCGCCGTCCTCAGAGGGAGCCAGCTTCTGCTGCGGAGGCGAGGTGGGCTTCCGCCATCGGCTCGCGCCAAAGCAGGAGTCCCGGCCTGCTGAGGTCAAGAGGACCCGGTCACGTCATGTGACTGGCCCGCACCTGGATATCCTTCCTGTGAGCCCTCTCAGATTCGTATATGGAAGGTGCTGGAATCACAGAGACAGAAGAGACACATTACGAGACACCATTTTATGTAGCTAAACATGAACATGTCGGTATGTTGCCAAGTTTCAAACATTTCCTGACAGATGATATTCACATACGCCACATCCCCCCAACATATTCCCCCCCCACATATTTTCCGCCCCCCTCcgaaaaatatgtattaaactccatttgtgATGTGGCAATTTTTAGATTGTCTGTTCcacacattttctgtgaaaaGCTTTCTTTAACCTTTGCGAATAATAGTTCATAAATGGCAAAATCCCATATGCTCAAGTGGCAGCTCAACTGTTATGAAAAAGCACACAGTATATGCCTCattaacaatatatttttaatatataataattaaacTCAGATGAAGTTATAAAACAGACCAGATGGCTCTTGATGAAGTTCGGCAAATGAATTACACCGAAGCAAATACAAGTATGGGGAACTATATTGGCCGTAACTATTTAATGCCAGCTTTGTTACATAAAGCATCTGTGACTCACTCAAACAAAAGTACAACAGGATTGCAAGAAAAATCACAGGTAACgcatattttcacattataaTGTTGACTTTATAAACATCAAAGTGTGATAGAACAGAAGATATCTGGATGATTTACAGAGGCATAAAACCACCGATAATGTGACCTCCTCTGTAGGAATGGAAGAAGACCGTTTTTAGCACCTGACAATGCAAATTTAGCTTCACGTCATTTAAATAGGCGCTAAACATCATAGCTGTGACCAATTACCGACAATGGATGGACGCATGTACCCCACACATGGTGATTTAAAGCTTCTGTGTGGGGTATGGACGGCGAAGGCGTAGAGGAGGAACTTTAGCGGTGAGTCCGCACACAGCTTCCTGAATCACTCTCCGGCTGCCCAGTTTGTCGCGCTTTATGAGATCACCCGGCAGATTAATCTCCCAGGACATTTCATGCTTTTCTTggcttttccatttaaaatggttATGTGCCACTCTGGCGCCGGAACGAGCCTGACTGCCTTTAATGATTTACTGAGCAATTTCCCCGACGAAAAATGTGCCCGGTCCCAAAGAACAGATCACTCCACTGGTGATGCCAACGCAGAGCGCTAATGCTCCCATTAAACTACCATCTCTGCGCTAATGGCTACACCTCGGTGTGAAATAGAGTTTCTCTCTCAGGTTGGTCTTTGATCCGGTGACAGTGCATGGCATGCTGTGTTGCAGCAGCAAAGATACTGAGGATCATGGGAACAGAACTTCTGCCTAAACCGTGAAATTGCAAGCATTTCCATAACCAGCCAAGAaaaaattgaatgcatttttgttgCACATTTTATCGATTCTGTACTTTGTATATATCTATTTCAACAGTATTCACAAATATCAagccatttatttatatatcgaGCACATTGTCCCTTACTGAAAtggcacaaaataaaaatgacagcacTCTTTGTACTTCCTACAGAATGCCCAACATACATGCAAATGACCACTGCAGGAGACATGCACATCTGTGATGGGCCAGCTCCCTGTAAAACCAAGGCCGAGGGAGCACCACCACCATAAAATGTGTTCTGCCACACAATTACAGTCCAGAGCAAGCGCCATGAGCTTCTACAACACGTGCAAAAGGAATACACGATAAAGGTTGATGAAACGTTATATAAAGGTTGATGAAACTTTATAAAATCTTAACTGTAAAGCAATAAAGGGAGCTCACAAAGAACACGCCCTGCTCCACCAATTAATTACACCATAAACTGCTAATGTTTTATAATAAATGGGAATCATGAAATGGAATAAAATGTTCTGCATTTATGACATTAAAGGAGAATACATAAAAAGATTAAATATGATAAGCTATGTGTTCAATGCGCAATGAGATCTTTATTCGAAGACTACATTATTATCATAAATCATGATAAACTCAGCATGGAGGTTTCCTCGAATCACAGTAAACACATTTCCGCGAAGTAGTCTGGGCAAATGGAAAACTAGTGTCAACAAAGGCAGCCTGTGTCCTAAAGTGAAAGTACTTTCAGTCTACTGATGACCAAGGAAAGAAAGCACATGCACTTAAGGATACAGGTGGCTTAAAAGCAGTGAAAAACCACAATATACTAATTAAACATTAGGCGTGAATTTCACTCACAGTGAATGAGTGGAACAAGGATGTGTTGTGTGGTCACTGCGCAACACAAAGTTTatgccaaaataaatgtaactgGTGATTTAGCAGAATGTAGTCTTGCCATTCCTGTCCTGGCTGTTATTAACTGTCAATTCAATTTTCAAATTAGttcaaccaaaaatgttttccatAGCACATTTTACAGAGGCACTATCAAAGAGAGATTTGACAGGAACATCGGAAAACATGAAAATAGGAAAATTGggaaagaataaaaatgaaaaacaaaaaacagcacactTTCTTAACATCCCTAACTGAAAGGAAAACACTCAGACAGTAGTGAGAAAAAACACCCGAAggaaagaaatctcaggagTTTTGCTCAGACTGCTGCATGAACATCCCCTAGCTTCTCAGCAGTCAAAGACACGCTATCAGTTGCCACCACTGAGAGATCCGTCAAGCCGCATCCAATCACTGCTATCTATCCTGGAGTGTGCTCTGTAGCTAGTAGTGTGAACAATAGTCCCTGGCTCTCAGGGCTTGGCATCAGAGGAGTGCACGTGCTCCCACTGCAGTGCTCCTTGCATTTTGTTCAGGTGGTACGGTAGTGATACAGGAGATACCATGTAAATTCAGCTAGGCAGAGCACAGCAGGGCCATCTAAAGTAGCTGAGAGATGCTATCAGTTAGCAATGCAGCcttcacgcacgcacgcagggcATAAATCAACCTTAAACACTGTTCTAGTGAGTAAGGAAAAAGATTATGTCAATCAAAAAGGAGATACAGGGTTTAAATCCAATCCAAAACAAGCACCGTGACTGCCGGGTTCATTCTGGACAGCCCAGCCCATGTCACTCAAGCCCCCAGCACGAGTGTTTTTAGTAGTGAGCTGCTACTGGCTGGGCGGGGACTTCAGAAGGAACGCTGTGATGGACGGGCCTGCTCTAAAACTCCCTTAGGTGAGTTTCATACATCCCCTATTCAGAGCAGCATGACACAGAACTGTTCAAGCACACCGTCCAGCTCAGCTTTCCTGATCGAATCTTCAGCTACTTGAATCCTGCAACCGGGAAACGGTTCTCATTCCCCATTGAACGGACACAAAGGTGACTTTGACCTTTCAACGAGGGAGGAGCAAGGGGCAACTAAGATTCTGAGAGGTCTTAAAGGGCGTCGGAACCGCGTGTTTGACACTCCGCTCAGGGTTTCAAATGAGGGCCATTTCAGCCGGTACCTTAAGAAGTCAGGGGCCCTGGAAATCATGTTTTCGAAGTCGGCAAAGGAGAGCTTGCTGTCCCCGTCCAGGTCTGCCTCCTCGATGGCCTTCTCGCACACGAGGTTCACCTCCTCCGGCGTCAGCTCCTCCCTCGTCAACCTGTTCAAGGTCTTCTCCAGGTCCTCCTTGCAGATGAAATTGTCTGTGTTGAAGTCTGATGACATCAAAGCAAGACAATAGCACAAAGACAGAAGCATCTATTAGTCTCTTTGAAGGGGCTATGCTGTTAGGTATTCTGCCCATATTGCTACACCACATGACCTCAGTGACCAGCTCACCGTATATTTTGAAAGCATATATGGCCTTAAGTTCTCGTGGGGCCATTTCGCTGAGCACAGAGAACATGTCAACAAAGTCGTTGAAGCTGAGATTCCCTTCCCCGTCCTCAGAAAAGGACTCCACGATTCTGCTCCGGAAGGGATTCTCCTGCAGAACACATCAAACAGAGAAAGGCCCGTCTCAATCATAGAGTCCCTCTGATATGCTAAACAGTacccaggaggaagaggaagaggagaatgaagggggggggggggaggggctttcAAGCGGCTGATCTGTAAATGACTGCTTTACAGGGCTAATAAAGAAAAGCTGCAAAGATTCTCCGGGAGTGGTCACCAGTCTAAAAACCCAATCAAGGGCCATAAATCTAGGAGGTGTAATTACCACGGAGTGCAGGTTCAAGGAGAGAGCAGGGATTTGGCATTAGAAGCCAGAGGCTCCCCGATGCAATGAATTAGGGGGCAGTGTCACGCACCGGTGTGCACAAATACAACCCTCAACAAGTAATCAAGTGCCATCATCATTATGTAACACATGTAATGGAGTTGAAAGTACGGTGTCGTCGCTGTTGAAACGTGAGGGCTATAGACTGAAATCTGGTGAAGTGAATGAGCTTGTTTGTGCAATAATACAGGTGTGGGAACGAAAAAAAGAGAAGCATGTCCTGTGTTCAAtcggcgagtgtgtgtgtgtgtgtgtgtgtgtgtgtacgtgcgtgtgtgcatgggtgaaAGAGGAtatgtgttttcattcattgtACATTTCTCCATAATGTTTACAGCTGATTCCGCACCTGTTACTC is part of the Conger conger chromosome 15, fConCon1.1, whole genome shotgun sequence genome and encodes:
- the LOC133111878 gene encoding calcium and integrin-binding family member 2-like isoform X2 is translated as MDYTNDPDVKLPSALIVNMPELKENPFRSRIVESFSEDGEGNLSFNDFVDMFSVLSEMAPRELKAIYAFKIYDFNTDNFICKEDLEKTLNRLTREELTPEEVNLVCEKAIEEADLDGDSKLSFADFENMISRAPDFLSTFHIRI
- the LOC133111878 gene encoding calcium and integrin-binding family member 2-like isoform X1, whose amino-acid sequence is MGNKQTIFTDEQLDAYQDCTFFTRKEILRLHGRYHELAPHLVPMDYTNDPDVKLPSALIVNMPELKENPFRSRIVESFSEDGEGNLSFNDFVDMFSVLSEMAPRELKAIYAFKIYDFNTDNFICKEDLEKTLNRLTREELTPEEVNLVCEKAIEEADLDGDSKLSFADFENMISRAPDFLSTFHIRI